The DNA segment TACGGAATGACAATCATGCTTGCACTCGGATTTACTCTGAATCTAGCTGTGGTCATGGGCGCTGTACCTCCGAAAGGAGTCCCGATGCCCTTCGTAAGTTACGGTGGTTCCAGCATGCTGATATCATGCGTTTGTATAGGCATTCTCCTCAACCTTTCGAGGGGGAAAGTCTGATGAAACGCATCATCATCACCACAGGAGGCACCGGTGGACACGTTTTCCCTGCTTTGGCAGTTGCTGCTAAAATTCAGGAAAAACACCCACACTGTGAAATCCTTTTCCTCGGCGGCAAAGGGCCGGAAAAAGACATGGTAAGACATGCAGGAATCGAATTTATAGGTCTTCCGGCAAAGGGAGTTCTAGGCGGCGGGTTTAAAAGAATTTTCGGTTCGTTTTGGATATTTAAAGCTTTTGTTCTTTCAATAAAAGAACTTGTAAATTTTAAACCGGAAGCAGTCATAGGTTTCGGTGGATATGCCGGATTCTGTCCAGTGCTCGCAGCATGGATGCTCGGAATTCCTACTGCGATACACGAACAGAACAGCATTCCGGGAATTACAAACAGGATACTCGGTAAAATTTCAAAGGCAGTCTTCACCTCTTTTGAAGATGAAAACGAAGCTTTCCCGGCAGAAAAGGTTGATGTTGTCGGAAATCCTGTTCGTAAAGAAATAATTGATTTCGGCAGTCAGGCAAAAGAGATGAATGTACTTATTTTTGGCGGAAGTCAGGGTGCGACCGCAATCAACAATGCAGTTATCGAAGCACTGCCCATGCTCAAAGATGCAGATATCAATCTGCGGCACCAGACAGGGAAAGAAGATTTTGAACGAGTTAAAACTGAATATAAAAAGGCAGCTGTAAATTCCATGACAGTGTCTTCGTTCATTCATGATATGTCCGCCGCATATTCAGACGCTCAGCTTGTGGTTTGTCGCGCGGGAGCATCTACAGTTTTTGAAATTGCGGCAGCAGGAAAACCGGCGATTTTTATCCCGTTTCCACAGGCCACGCATGACCACCAGACC comes from the Maridesulfovibrio ferrireducens genome and includes:
- the murG gene encoding undecaprenyldiphospho-muramoylpentapeptide beta-N-acetylglucosaminyltransferase, whose protein sequence is MKRIIITTGGTGGHVFPALAVAAKIQEKHPHCEILFLGGKGPEKDMVRHAGIEFIGLPAKGVLGGGFKRIFGSFWIFKAFVLSIKELVNFKPEAVIGFGGYAGFCPVLAAWMLGIPTAIHEQNSIPGITNRILGKISKAVFTSFEDENEAFPAEKVDVVGNPVRKEIIDFGSQAKEMNVLIFGGSQGATAINNAVIEALPMLKDADINLRHQTGKEDFERVKTEYKKAAVNSMTVSSFIHDMSAAYSDAQLVVCRAGASTVFEIAAAGKPAIFIPFPQATHDHQTANADSLEKLGAAKVIPQNKLTGKVLAHEILNLILDQDALQEMGKQALKFARPEAAAAIVDGLEIIIRMKKVRGLA